The Lactuca sativa cultivar Salinas chromosome 2, Lsat_Salinas_v11, whole genome shotgun sequence genome includes the window TCGTAACTCCTATACCATAAACTTTGGACTTATGAAAGTTGACCTTTAGCCCCGAAGCCGCATGAAAACATCTCAAGATTCTAGCAATATTGCAAAAATTCGTACTAGACCAATCGCCCACAAAAATCGCGTCGTCTGCATAAAATAAATGAGAAATAGAAGGACCATCTTTGGGGATTTTAATGCCACAAAACAACGATTTCTGGCAAGCCGACTTCACCGCCACGTTGAGACCCTCCATTGCAATTATAAACAAGAAAGGCGACAGAGGATCACCTTGCCTAACGCCTTTGGATAACGGAAACTCCTTTGTAGCAGACCCGTTAAGGAGAACGGAAGCCCTTGCGGAGGAAAGACATCCCTTGACCCACTTCAGCCATATCGATCTGAACCCCATTTGCACCATAACGGACTCCAAATACCCCCAATTGATAGAATCAAAAGCCTTGTCGAAGTCAACCTTAAGAAGAAAAGTCTTGTGTTTGACTTTTTTCGCCCATGTACAGATCTCGTTTATGATCATCGGCCCATCTAAAATATTTCGTCCCTCGATGAAAGCAGTTTGAACCTTGTCAACCACCTTACCaatcacttttttttttattctggAAGCGAGAATTTTAGCCACAATTTTATATAAGCTGTCGATGAGGCTGATGGGGCGGAAATCAACGAGGGAGAGAGGATCCTTCACTTTAGGAAGGAGGGAAATGAAAGAGGAGTTACAGCCACGAGAAAAGCAACCGAAAGACTCGAAATGTTTCACGAAGCGCATGATGTCGTCTTGCATGAGAGACCAAAACCGTTTAAAAAATTTTAACGTGAATCCGTCAGGTCCGGGCGCCTTCTCGCTCCCACAATTCCAAATAGCATCCTTGACTTCCGTGAGATCGATAGGCGCATCAAGCGCACACCTATCTTCCTCAGAAAGCATATTGAAATTCCCGTTGATTAGTGCAGGGCGATCACGACAAGTTTCTTTGAACTTATTACTAAAGAAGTCCATCGTATCTCGCTTAATAGAATCAATGTCAGTCATCCAAATTCCATTGACCATTAGCCCATGAATGTTTTTCCTCCTGTTTTTGTTTTTAAGAGACGCGTGGAAAAAGGAACTATTCTCGTCTCCCTCTCGCACCCACTTTATCTTAGCTTTCTGCATTAAATCAATCTTAGCCATCTTTTCCAACTCCAAAATGCGCTGCTTGCATGATCTTCTTTCCTTCAATTCAAATTCATTTAAGCATCTAGATTCCGCTTGAAGCTCAAGATCATTAACCTTGTATTTAAGTTCACGTAACACCTTATTTTCTTTTTCGAACTCCACCCTCCTCCAACCACGAATGGCCTCTTTAACCCATTTCAATTTGTTAGCTAAGTATCTATCAGGCACGCCTTCACCCGAGAAACTATTCCACGCCTAAACAACAACATTGTCGAAACCATCTCTAAAACACCATGAATTAAAGAACCTAAAAGGTGGAGGGCCGAAGCATAAAAGCGAGGTGTGAAGAATGATCGGGGAATGATCAGAAAATTCCCTAGGAAAGGCGGTAACAGCAGCAGAGGGAAAGGCAGCCAAGAAGTTAGGGCAAACGAGGAATCTGTCTAGCTTGCTGAGCTTGCACCCATCTTCACAAAAATAAGTAAACCTCCTTCCTCCCATGTTTAAATCAATAAGACCTACTTTAGATATGAACCCGTTAAAAGCTCTAGCAATGTTGGGGCAAAAGACCGAGTTAAGTCGTTCATCAGGTCTTCGGACAGCATTAAAATCACcgaaattaacccaattaccggGTCTCGAAGCCATCAAATTAAGAATATTATCCCACAACACAATCTTATCATCAGGGGCTTGAGGGGCATAAATATTAACAAAAATTGTTTCACCGACCACTCCTCTCCAATATCCAACAACAGCCATAAAGAACATGGATTTAATGATATCAATTTCTTGGAAAAATTCTTTATCCCATAAGCAAAGTAGACCACCCGATTTGCCGACAGATTTAGCAAAATCGAAGCCAAAATCTTCCTTTTTCCACCAATTGCACATGCCAGAAGGAAGAGACTCCAATCTCGTCTCTTGAATTCCACAAAAAGTAATCCTATTTTCTTTCCTTAGTCTAGAGAGTCATTCAATTTTATGAGAATCGCTCATCCCTCTGATATTTAAAGACAAAATATTCATGGTTTACCAATTTTAACTCCTCCACCTCCATTGAGAGCTTCAAGAACAGCCCCGTTCCCGATCTCAGCTTGAAAACCCACTTGCCTACCGATTTCAATGGTACGACCTAACTCAGCGGACGAAGCAGACGAACTGTGAGATGGAGAATTCTCCGAACGGCCTTACATAAAGGAACCTTGAGAATTTGAAGCATTTTTATTCAAATCAAATAACGGAATGTCCTGAGGTACGGATCGAGAGAGAGATTCAACGCAAGAACTTCCTTTTCCCTTCTTCTTCGTGCGCCTTCTTTTTACTGCTGAATCACCAGGCTCGAATTCAGGACTACTATTAAGCCTATTACTGACAGACACCCCTGCTGGCCCACAAGGAGTTGGCCCAATAAGAGTTGGGCAGCCCAATCGAGCAAAAGCATGATTACCGTTAGCGTCTGCTGCAATAGAATCATCTCCCACATTAATTATTTTATCTGCTTCCAAGATTCTAGGGGACCTTTCACCTTCCCCAAAAAATAATTGCGGCTCTTGAATTTCTTTTCTCTCCCCGCCGACTACCGGCGTCGCATCCATTGCCGGAATATCACCCTGATCGGCGAGAACATCTCCCCCgatttctccttcttcaaactccTCGTTCACATATGTGTCAGAAAttccatcatcatcttcatcatcttctgacACTTGCGGAGACTCTAGTTGAAACGGCTTGAAAGGAGTCCAGTCATCATCGACTTCAAACACTCCAACTGAAAGTTTTGAACCGCAAAACATGACACCGACTTCATCATTGATCCTTTTCCGGGAAGCAGTGAGAATACACAATTTACTCGCCGACGTGTCGCTGCTGTTCCAAAAATCACAATTATTAACAAGGACCTTACCATACGTGCCTGCAATGCTAGAGAAATTAGACTCATCCCATGCTAACATAGGAACACCGGTAATCTTAATCCAAGCGATCCTTTCAAAACGTGTGAGCTTCCAGCAAAATAAATCAACCCTGGTGAACCATTTCATCCAAATGCTCTTATTAGCCTTGAAAATCTCCGCAGCTCTATCCGATTTAAATTTGATAACAACCTGCATACCCCCATTATATTTACAATCCACCACATCATAACCTTCCAAAGCAAACAGCGACGGAAAGTTGCAAAGAGTATCAAAATCCTTGGCCTCCCCAAGCAAAGTGCTTTTGTCTGTCCACTCACTTATTTCTTTAATGCTGGAAAGAGTAATATCCATTGGATGGAGAGAAGGCTGGCGTACCGATTTCCCCATTAGAACATCGGAGAAGGACCTAGAATCCATAGATTTCCAAGGAGCAGGCTTAAAGGAGGAGACATTTGGATTCTTATCGGTAACCTTAGGAGTTGAACGAGGGTGCTTGGCAAGGTTTGCCACCAGCGTCCTGCCCCTACAAACCACCTTGTTTAATCCACGTTCAATGGAGCCTGCATCTTGCACCTTGGCATAACGAATAAACGCAAAGAAAGAGCCGGAAGCATCCCTTCTCCCGGCAATAAAGATGTCGGCAAGTAAACCCAACTTTGAACAAGTTCCCCACAGATCTTTTTTGATTGCATCACCTGGAAGATTTTTCACGTAAAAGGATGTTACAGAAGAATCGACAGAAGGAGCAAAAACAGTCGTCTTCCGCTGCCTCCTGACCTCTTGCCAGCCCCCGTTATTCTTCATTGTAATTATGGTGTTAGTTCTCCTTATAACAAAATCTCATCCTCCTCTCTCATTTCAAATTTTTTTAGGATTAAATTATAATTCTTCAATGATTTTCACATTTGAATAGACCATTTCATAACATACTCAATGTTGACTTTTTTTCTTGCCAAAAAAGTATCAAACTCATTAACTTTAGgaaaaaaaatataagtttaaataTATTCCTAAAATTCATGGTTAAAATTAATGAGTATATTGTTAGAAAAAAATAACCAAATGAGTTCACAAACCTTTTTAACAACTAATATAACTTTTTTGTGATACAAATGAAAATATGACTATGCTAGATTTATAATACGAGTACTAGCTTAATTAACCATTTTGAAGTCTTATCAATGACATCATTTAGCTATCTAAGttttaatgtgtcttaattttaTTTCCATTTCCCCTTTCGACATGCTACTCCATATTTACCTGTTTATATAAAGGATTGGACTAAGTTCCTAATCATCATCATTTTGTCATTTAAATCGAATCGTgataattaagtcattaaaaaagaaaaaaatataccaACTTTTTTAACACTTATCGTAAAATATTAATAATTTCTTTTACTTATTTACAAAatagttataattttttttacttatttacaAAATAGTTATACACTTTCATATATTTTCATAATTGTTTTAAAACAtatttctaaatgttttaaactTTATTTACAATTGTTTTTAATTTGTTTAGACTTTCACAAAAACGTTTTTTGTACTTTATTACAAGCCTTTTTAAATTTCTGTTAAAACATTTTTATAACCTTTGTTTTTAATACTTTTGAAAGTTGTTTATATTATTAACAAAAAGCTATATGAACTTGTTCTATAGTTTTTGAATACGTTTTAAACTTGATTTATAACcttttaaaactcttttatattttcatatataGATTTCATATAGATTTTTTAAACAAAAGTATTTCTAAATATTTTATACTTTTTTCTATACTTTTTTACACTTCACACAACTTTTTTTGCAAGTTTGGCATAAACCATTTTTAAACTTCTTTTCAGCTTTTTAGAAATgtttcataatttttttataacattttaaagaacttttaaaacatgtttatacTTTCTATAAATGTTATAAAATACTTTCGaaacttttttatatttttcttattcTTTCTAAAAGGTTGTAAAAAATCTAGACAAATGTTTGTAAAAAATATTTAGAAAGAGTTGTGTGGAAGCTGTAAAAAAAGTTGCATGAAAGTATATAAAAAAAAGTTCTAACTTAACTTGGTTTTAATTAAAATTCTTAAGGTTGATAgtagaaaaaaattgaaattagTTTAATTAGAGTTCTTAAGATTGATACTTGATAGTGTTGAACAAAGGCTAACATTTTTACTAAGACTTTAAATGGAAAACAAACATAAATCGTTGAGTGAACATTTGTATTTGATTGATCATTTTCAATGTTAGGATTGTGGGAGGGTATTAAAAGTTGTAAATAATTTTTACCAACTTTGGTCGATCCTAATTTGAAATACTCTTAATGAGAGAAGCTTTATTCTAACTTGATTTGGTTGCATGAAGAGGCTGATTAAGTGGCTTAAAGCTAAATGGAAAAGTTGGAGTAAAATTGTTAAAGGAAAGTTAAAGATGTGACTTGCTTAAAAGATGAAGGATTAAAGTGCAAATGATAAAAATGATAAAGTTGAAGATGTAATCGGAAACTTGAAGGCGTATATATACCGGTTTCTTCTTCATTCATCCCATCATCTGTATTCTTAGCTTCCGCCTCATTCCATATTAGGGTTCATGTAAATCGTTTTCTAACTATGTTTTTTATAATCAAACGACAAAGATTATATTCCCAGTGAAAATCTCTTGTTCATTTTATTGTTACCtttatcctccttaataaatgaagatcTTTTTGTCATAGGTCAATCTTCcataagttttgacacttgtcatgttgttgtattttttaaataaatattatccatttgtcaatttttggtttgtttcaatttttaaaattaaaatcatatacttatatatataaagtattaaatatcatatatatatatatatatatacatatatatatatatatatatatatatatatatatatatatatatatatatatataattgcagtaaatacatttcttcattttttattttaaagttacattaaaaaatattttttatttacactttaatgtttaatctttttttaaattaacccgtgtaatacacgggtttcacgCCTAGTTTATATTATCAAGATATGATTAAGTTTCGGTAGTACGTTAGATTATTAGTGTTTCTATAAATTTAAATTTAGATTAATAAATGATAATATTCATTAAATTTTAATAGTCAATTAAGTCAACACTTATATATAATACCaaaagacaaaattacataaatggtcctcacGGTTGATAAAATCGACCAATTATGGTCCTTATGACGAATTCTTTACAcagatggtccatgtggtttcaaaaTCTTGCAAAGACGGTCCTTTTGACTAACGGCATTAACTTTTTCAGTTAAGTCCTATGTGAAATGACATATTTGTCCTTCATGCATAAGGACGCTTTATGTAATATGTttctaccacagggaccatttatgtaattttctctattatttattattttttatttattttaattatatatttaaggatttagatttgtttaaatttattgtttaatatatatatatatatatatatatatatatatatatatatatacatgctaacattttttaactttttgctcaaattattttttctaatctttttgacattttcttcaaataaatttattaatgttttttatgttgacgttttattcgaatattatttatttatttatttattttttgacgTTATGTTTGAATACATTTTTCAACATAtagtatgtttatatttgttaaaagATTTCACGACTATTGTAATTATAATTCGTAACTTAATTCACTTTTAattatgttttcattttttttcttttatcaggttatataattattattttttaattcaaatatttaactatataaggttatataattattatttttgtaagataatttattaacattttttataaaaaaaagtgtaaaatgTTTGTTAAACGTGAATATGATTAATATAGATTAGGTAGACATAGGCTACGCTGAGACCGCCTCAAAATGTTGCCAAGAACGTCTAGGTCATTTCACATTGGatttaaatgtaattatttcgaggtttttttttttttttttttttttttttttgtttttagcagTGTTATAAAAAATCACaattaggtcccgattaatctcagTTTAATCCCTAAGTGCTACCTGACCGATTAGAGGCCCTTGCGTTGTGATTTTTTACAACActgctaaaaacaaaaaaaaaaattcactcaAAACAATTACATTTAAATCCAATGTGAAATGACTTGGTCGTTCTCGGCAACGTTGTGAGGCGGTCGCAGCTTAACCTATATCTACCTAATCTATATTAATCATATTCACGTTTAACAAACATTTTAcacttttttgtaaaaaaatgttaataaattagtttacaaaaataataattatacaaccttatatagttaaatatttgaattaaaaaataataattatataacctgataaaagaaaaaaaatgaaaacataatTAAAAGTGAATTAAGTTACGAATTATAATTACAATAGCCGTGAAATcctttaacaaatataaacatactaTATGTTGAAAAATGTATTCGAACATAATGTCaaaaaaatagataaataatactCGAATAAAACGTCaacataaaaaacattaataaatttacTTGAAGAAAATGTCAAAAAGATTAGAAAAAATAATTTGAGCAAAACGTTAAAAAATGttagcatgtatatatatatatatatatatatatatatatatatatattaaacaataaatttaaacaaatctaaatccttaaatatataattaaaataaataaaaaaataataaataatagagaaaattacataaatggtccctgtggtagaaACATATTACATAAAGCGTCCTTATGCATGAAGGGCAAATATGTCAATTTACATAGGACTCAACTGAAAAAGTTAACGCCGTTAGTCAAAAGGACTGTCTTTGCAAGAttttgaaaccacatggaccatctgTGTAAAGAATTCGTCATAAGGACCATAATTGGTCGATTTTGTCAACCatgaggaccatttatgtaattttgtcataCCAAAATAAGGTCGTTTTATGAGTAACTTTTATAatcaagataaaaaaaaatacattattacAATTTAgtgaaataaaattttaaaaataaaataaaacaaatagaTGATATTGTATCAACCCTAAAAACGTCCAAAAAggagaaaataaaataatgtGACTCATCgagaaaaaaaggaaaaagaaacccGGATAAATTACCCAACCCATCTTCGAACCCTACCAACAACTGCGACTGTTTCTTGTTGCACTGCGTTTTCACTACATACCTCGATTCACGGCTTATTGTTGCTGCTTGTTGGTCAAATTTGTCACCAAAATTCCAAATTAAGGTACGGAATTGTTTCTTGCTATGCATTTAAGTTTGATTCTTGCTGTTATGAAATCGATTTTTTGTTGGATTTCCCCTGTTCTTGCTGTACAAAATCCAGCAACGTATGTTCCCTTTGCTTATCTCGGCAACCGAGTTTGGAACCCAAAATTGGATCAGTTAGTAGCTTCTCATGGTATTGTGTAGTTGCAGCATAGTTTGATCCTTATCATATTTTGCTGATTGAGTTCATTTGCCTGCTTTCCGTACCTCAAAGTTTCGACGTGGTACTTAATTACTTACTGAGGGCTGAGACCCTTGACACATGCAATAGATAAGAACATCAGAACATGTCTTTGAAGTGGCCTGAATTCGTTTGACTCAAACTGCTTCCTCTTCTAGCTCGCTGTGCACTTTCTTTCAATTCTCCTGCATCTCCTAAAGTCTAAACTTGTATGTTTTTAATTAAACCTTTTTGTAGTTATCACCTTCACTCTTTTGCTTGTTTGCTTGTTGGTATCTGGTAGTTAAGACTCAAGTTGCTTGAATTCCCATCCATTTTGTTTGTATTGGCTTTAATATCCTTTCTATGAAGCTTATGTTGGTGATCTGCTCTAATATCTTGAAGCAAACTCTTTGATATGGATGCTGTATTTTATCTGACATAACTAACAGAtaaaatacaaagaaaactgaataTATCGAAAAAATAGAAATTTGAAAGTGAAAACTGGGACTAGTATCTTATTCATATGCTTTGGCTGAACCTTGAATCTTTAAAGTGTACATATATATGTAATTGGATGGATCTAATCTGTTAATTTGTGTGATTGTAGGTGTAATGTAATGTGTTCATTTAATCGTTTTAATGTGTTGATTTTTCTAGTAGATTTTACACACAGAGCTCCATAATCATCTGCAAGTGTGATTAAAGTGAAAAATGGCTGCAAAAGGTGGAAGGAAGAATCTGAAGAGGGCTGTTAATGATGAGACCTTAAGTCTTCAACCAGGACAAAACATTATGCAAGTTGTTTCACTTCGAGGCTCCAATCTAATTGAGGTTATTCATCACTTGTTCTTGGTTAAATTAAATGCATGACTGATTGATTTAAGTATACAGATAATTGATGCCAAAGGAGACAAAGCTTTGGCGATTTTTCCAGCTAAATTTCAGAAAAGCATGTGGATAAAACGAGGTGTGACTTAATCTTTCTAAgtttagcattgtactttgaaaaatctacccaatcaTAGCAGTGAAAGTATAGTGCTATTTGTTGCATTTAACCCCCATAGAAATGGtcaatttgatgatgaataaatgtTGCAGGTAGTTTTGTGGTGGTTGATGATAGTGGAAGAGAAGAGGCTGTTGAGTCTGGAAGAAAAGTGGCTTGTGTTGTTCTTCAAGTCCTTTTTCATGAACAAGTTAGAGTGTTACAAAAGTCTCCAGAATGGTTAGTTTGTTTATTACTCCTAACTTATGACTTATGATGAGAATTAATTATCAATAAAAATTCTTCATTTGAATTATGCAGGCCAGAAATATTTAAAACAGTGATAGTGGACACCTCTAATGGAAAGTCTGAGAAAAGCACACAGGAAAATGAGGAGTTGGAGTCTAGTGAAGATGATGGGATGCCCCCATTGGAAGCCAACACAAACAGAAGACCTGCAGAATTGCGCTCAGATACAGAGTCTGATTCTGAGATAGAAGATTCTTAAGCTGTGTAATTATTATGCTACTATCATGTTTGTTGTTTTCTTCTTTATTGATTATTACagttttgatctcttttcttAACTACCAAAATAGAATGATTTTGAGGAACGCTTCTCTTTGCATGCTGTTTTCTTCGTTTTGCAGCATGGTGTTGGGTTATGGGAGGGTCACCAAAGTTAAACATAGCATTTTACAGTTTTAACACTACAAATTCTTCTATTTATAATGAACATTTTGCATAACCTAAAGTATAGTTCAACTTACGGAATAGATTAAAGGTGGAAGCACTTTGACCTTTTATGGTTAATTTTGATTTAATTAAGAAAAAAGATGACAAGCATCCTACACATAAAAAAATCTACGTGTCATCACTTCAACACCAGGAATATGCCAAAAAAAAAACCCTACTATTTGGATTCAGTTGACAAGTTGTTAACAGTTTATGGGTTGCTACAAAAAAGAAAAGTTGGTTTAATCCTGAATGATCAAAGATTATTAGAATTCATCAGTTACGGAGATAATATCACATTGTTCAGAATTTTGCAAGATTAATTGCTCGTGCAACATGGCATTTCACGAGCATCTTTGATCGATGTTATGTTGTTAGTTGATTTATGTTCTCAACAAACACGCATGAATTCAATGCTTTATTTGATTCATCAAATTTGAGCATCCAAATCAAATTTAAATATCTGGTTGGATCATAGACATCTGGTTAATGAATGGGTGAGACATTTGAAGTTTTGAACCATTTATGTAGCGAGGACTCGAACCggtttatttagaaaaataaataaaaaatgttagTTTCAGTTTTACACCTAAGCCAGTAAGATTATGCCACGCGGTCAAATGGTTTTCGCAAGCTGCTTACCAAAATATTTGCCCCATTTCCATTTCGAGACATGGATCATATTTCAGTTAAGGCGAGGTGACGTAGCAATCACTTTGCAAGGGAGAGGTTATTGGCAATTGGAATTCACACAATCGCCTACTGGAAATTGATAAACCATATCGAGGGCTACAGAATCCATGGCGTCTGTTTCTGTGTTCAGAGGCTTTCTCCATGGCCGTACCGTTCCTCTTTTCCCGCACCAGTCCCAGGTTTTAAGCGTATATTAAGTTGATTGTATTCGCAATTGTGTGATTAAATAGTTGAGTTGAGTGGTGTGTTTGGGGTAGCTTAACTCTAATTAGAATTTCTTTCCACCGCTTTTCAAACCGATTCCATTACA containing:
- the LOC111883720 gene encoding uncharacterized protein LOC111883720, producing the protein MAAKGGRKNLKRAVNDETLSLQPGQNIMQVVSLRGSNLIEIIDAKGDKALAIFPAKFQKSMWIKRGSFVVVDDSGREEAVESGRKVACVVLQVLFHEQVRVLQKSPEWPEIFKTVIVDTSNGKSEKSTQENEELESSEDDGMPPLEANTNRRPAELRSDTESDSEIEDS